The following are encoded together in the Oceanobacillus zhaokaii genome:
- a CDS encoding LytR/AlgR family response regulator transcription factor, with translation MKIHVMIAEDEQLAREELIYLLEKEEDVSLCPSAENGEQLVKLYVEHEPEVIFLDVHMPGMHGLEAAKKITELAFIKPPLFIFTTAYDEYAIEAFSIEAIDYMLKPYDTARFQMAMQRARKRLQQLEMKQNNSPDISSANPIKLLIDDNDRMVVLSPDSIYYAVPYNRMLEIHTEDRVIISRMTLQELEKKVQGYSFFRTHRSYLVNLNHIQDITPWFNGTSNVTLNNKEQTTIPVSRAARKHLFDLFEK, from the coding sequence ATGAAAATTCATGTAATGATTGCAGAGGATGAGCAGTTAGCACGCGAGGAGCTGATCTATTTATTAGAAAAGGAAGAGGATGTCAGCCTTTGTCCAAGTGCAGAAAATGGCGAACAGCTGGTTAAATTATATGTAGAGCATGAACCAGAAGTTATTTTCCTCGATGTTCATATGCCGGGAATGCATGGACTTGAAGCAGCGAAGAAGATAACAGAATTAGCATTTATTAAGCCGCCTTTGTTTATTTTTACTACTGCATACGATGAATATGCGATCGAGGCATTTTCGATTGAAGCAATTGATTACATGCTAAAGCCATACGATACTGCGCGCTTTCAAATGGCAATGCAACGTGCCCGGAAACGATTGCAGCAATTGGAAATGAAACAGAACAATTCCCCAGACATTTCTTCAGCAAATCCTATAAAACTATTAATTGATGATAATGATCGAATGGTTGTCCTTTCACCTGATTCGATTTATTATGCGGTACCATATAATCGAATGCTGGAAATCCATACGGAGGATAGGGTTATCATCAGTCGGATGACTTTACAGGAACTGGAAAAAAAGGTTCAAGGATACTCCTTTTTTCGAACCCATCGCAGCTATCTTGTGAATTTGAATCACATACAAGATATTACCCCATGGTTTAATGGGACGAGTAATGTGACCTTGAATAATAAGGAACAAACGACAATCCCTGTTAGTCGAGCAGCAAGAAAACATTTATTTGATCTATTTGAGAAATAA
- a CDS encoding LytS/YhcK type 5TM receptor domain-containing protein, which yields MDLTLILFERLGLLLVVAFVLTRIPEFQSILYREFSLRMSILHAGVFGLFGIAGNLTGVIINDDFTVTRTFIWSVGEGELIVSSSLVAIVIAGLLGGPIVGLGAGLIAGTHLFFLGGVGFLATSLVNPITGLLAGFTARFFSQERVISPIKALFIGIFPPILLIHLLLIFDSQEIDMVAMVNVIGLPVVLSNSIAIAIFTAMIAIVLREQENEAALATKQALSIAEDALPFLKKDSFQEQAEGIANLLYNQLKLAAVTVTNKQVIMAHCGLGAGHHRVGNPITTEIARQAIDTKQLIVSKSKAEINCERDDCPLEAVIIIPIMETEDAVGLIKLYFRKAQHIRPVELMLAEGLGQLISNQLKTIKGEKLELHNRDLVLRNLQAQINPHFLFNTLHMIAALFRKDPEKARHLTIQLATFMRFNIKLVQVQLVPLEKEFEHVQAYIDIIQTRFASRINIVLQSEEFPNLYLPPSSIQPLVENSVQHGLGDVIEGGRIEVRIERNGDKVRISVRDNGLGFSEQNLTQVGQVQFEEKQNGGTGLYNVNQRLINLIGETACLQIRNLPAGGSEVSFNIPYNV from the coding sequence ATGGACTTGACACTTATTTTATTTGAGCGATTAGGTTTATTACTCGTAGTCGCTTTCGTTTTAACAAGGATCCCTGAATTTCAATCGATCCTTTACCGAGAATTTAGCTTAAGAATGTCGATTCTCCATGCAGGTGTATTCGGTTTGTTTGGTATTGCTGGTAATCTAACGGGGGTCATTATTAACGATGATTTTACAGTAACGCGTACGTTTATTTGGTCTGTTGGTGAGGGAGAATTAATCGTTAGCTCAAGTCTCGTTGCAATTGTGATTGCTGGATTATTGGGCGGTCCAATCGTCGGACTTGGAGCGGGATTAATTGCCGGGACACATTTATTTTTCCTAGGTGGTGTCGGCTTTCTTGCTACAAGTCTTGTTAATCCAATTACAGGGCTGCTAGCAGGATTTACGGCTCGATTCTTTTCACAAGAGCGCGTTATTTCCCCAATCAAAGCATTATTCATTGGTATTTTTCCACCGATTTTACTGATTCACTTACTCCTGATTTTTGATTCACAGGAGATCGACATGGTTGCAATGGTAAATGTCATTGGCTTGCCGGTCGTATTATCCAATAGTATTGCGATTGCAATTTTTACAGCAATGATTGCCATTGTATTGCGGGAACAAGAAAATGAGGCAGCATTAGCGACAAAGCAGGCGCTAAGTATAGCCGAAGATGCACTTCCTTTTTTGAAAAAAGATTCGTTTCAAGAGCAAGCGGAAGGAATTGCAAATTTACTCTATAACCAATTGAAATTGGCTGCCGTTACGGTGACAAATAAACAAGTAATCATGGCACACTGTGGCTTAGGGGCAGGACATCATCGAGTCGGTAATCCAATAACAACAGAGATTGCAAGACAAGCAATCGATACAAAGCAGCTGATTGTCAGTAAATCAAAAGCAGAAATAAACTGCGAGCGGGATGATTGCCCACTTGAGGCCGTCATTATTATTCCAATCATGGAAACAGAAGACGCGGTCGGTTTGATTAAATTATATTTTCGTAAAGCACAGCATATAAGACCAGTGGAATTGATGTTAGCAGAGGGGCTAGGACAATTGATTTCCAATCAACTAAAAACAATAAAAGGGGAAAAGCTCGAACTGCATAATCGGGACTTAGTGCTTCGCAATCTTCAAGCACAAATCAACCCCCATTTCCTATTTAATACGCTGCATATGATTGCTGCTTTGTTTCGTAAGGATCCCGAAAAGGCGAGGCATTTAACAATTCAGCTGGCAACATTTATGCGCTTTAATATTAAATTGGTTCAGGTGCAGCTGGTGCCATTAGAAAAGGAATTCGAGCATGTCCAAGCATATATTGATATTATCCAGACACGTTTTGCAAGTCGAATTAACATAGTCTTACAATCGGAGGAATTTCCGAACTTGTATCTTCCGCCCTCCTCGATTCAGCCACTGGTTGAGAATAGTGTCCAGCATGGTTTGGGAGATGTAATAGAAGGTGGCAGGATTGAGGTTCGCATTGAGAGAAACGGTGATAAAGTGCGGATTAGTGTACGGGATAATGGTCTCGGTTTTTCAGAGCAAAATTTAACACAGGTAGGACAAGTTCAATTCGAGGAAAAGCAAAATGGTGGAACAGGGTTATATAATGTCAATCAACGGTTAATTAATCTAATTGGTGAAACTGCATGTTTACAGATACGAAATTTGCCTGCAGGTGGAAGTGAAGTATCGTTTAACATTCCATATAATGTTTAG
- a CDS encoding solute symporter family protein, protein MNITYLLFFLCIIICTLIITYWAARQSNTTNQFYIAAGSLTGFQNGMAIAGDYISAASFLGIIGTIAINGFDGFMYAIGFLVSYLIVLFFIAEPVHRLGKYSLGDVIFSRFPSYHMRGLMAIGTLIISIFYIIPQLVAAGLLIRLLLDIDYAISVLIIGGLMTIYVVFGGMFATSWVQIVKTVLLMSGTFLLALIVFSRLNWSMTELLQQVKLGTPLGEQFFLPGNLFDNPLETISLHLALILGTAGLPHILIRLFTVRNTVEVRKSLFTASWIIGLFYLIALTLGLGTVALVGYEDLIIKDSTGNLAAPLLAMVLGGDFLMAFIAAIAFTTIIAVVAGLVISATTAFSHDIYYHIIKRGKTTEKQQVLVARWTAFAIGLISTLFALGLKNMNVTFLVSLTFIVAASSNLPVLLLTLYWKRFNQVGAVSGMVCGLLASLVLLLIGPHIMHPDGGWILMEAIVPLYNPGIIAIPIGFLAAYLGTILSGKSSESNEEFQAFYLLAQTGVDTRGDKK, encoded by the coding sequence ATGAACATTACATATTTACTATTTTTCCTCTGTATTATTATTTGCACATTAATTATTACATATTGGGCTGCAAGGCAAAGTAATACTACCAATCAATTTTATATTGCTGCTGGTAGTTTAACAGGGTTTCAAAATGGGATGGCGATTGCAGGGGATTATATAAGTGCTGCATCTTTCTTAGGGATAATTGGTACAATTGCAATCAATGGATTTGATGGGTTTATGTATGCGATTGGATTTTTAGTTTCCTATTTAATTGTACTGTTTTTCATCGCTGAGCCCGTACATCGTTTAGGGAAATATTCACTTGGAGACGTGATTTTTTCGCGTTTTCCGAGTTATCATATGCGTGGCTTAATGGCTATAGGAACATTAATCATATCAATTTTTTATATTATTCCTCAACTAGTTGCCGCAGGTCTCTTGATTCGTTTATTGCTAGATATTGATTATGCTATTTCTGTTTTGATTATAGGTGGACTGATGACGATTTATGTTGTGTTTGGCGGAATGTTTGCGACATCATGGGTGCAAATCGTGAAAACAGTTTTACTTATGTCTGGTACCTTTTTACTTGCGTTAATTGTTTTTTCCAGGCTAAATTGGAGCATGACCGAATTGCTTCAGCAAGTAAAGCTTGGAACGCCCTTAGGAGAGCAATTTTTCCTGCCTGGTAATCTATTTGATAATCCATTGGAAACAATCTCGCTTCATCTTGCATTGATTCTTGGTACAGCAGGTCTGCCACATATATTAATCCGGCTTTTTACCGTAAGAAACACAGTGGAAGTACGAAAATCTCTATTTACAGCGAGCTGGATTATTGGTCTGTTTTATTTGATAGCGTTAACTCTTGGACTAGGAACCGTTGCACTTGTTGGATACGAGGATTTGATTATAAAGGATTCGACAGGGAATTTAGCTGCTCCGCTGCTCGCAATGGTGCTCGGTGGGGACTTCCTAATGGCATTTATTGCTGCAATCGCCTTTACAACGATTATCGCAGTCGTTGCCGGTTTAGTAATCTCTGCAACAACAGCATTCTCTCATGATATTTATTATCATATTATCAAAAGAGGCAAGACAACAGAGAAACAGCAAGTACTTGTTGCCAGGTGGACAGCGTTTGCGATTGGGCTAATCTCTACATTATTTGCTCTAGGATTGAAAAATATGAATGTTACCTTTCTCGTCTCTTTAACATTCATCGTTGCTGCATCTAGTAATCTACCGGTCTTGCTGCTCACACTATATTGGAAGCGTTTTAATCAAGTGGGTGCGGTTAGTGGAATGGTTTGTGGCTTGCTCGCATCACTCGTCCTATTATTAATTGGTCCGCATATTATGCATCCGGATGGCGGGTGGATTTTAATGGAAGCAATTGTTCCACTCTACAATCCTGGAATAATTGCAATTCCAATTGGATTTCTAGCAGCCTATCTGGGGACTATTCTTTCAGGAAAAAGCTCGGAAAGCAATGAAGAATTTCAAGCCTTTTATCTGCTTGCCCAAACCGGAGTTGATACGAGGGGTGATAAGAAGTGA
- a CDS encoding SemiSWEET transporter: protein MEHPFHYFGYIAAILTTLSFLPQAIKKIKEKNTEGISLIMYTMFTAGLFLWVIYGFYIQDIAILVGNIITLLFAVIILSVKLKNVKTEG from the coding sequence ATGGAACATCCGTTTCATTATTTCGGTTATATTGCAGCCATATTAACTACTTTATCATTTTTACCTCAAGCGATAAAGAAAATAAAAGAAAAAAACACAGAGGGAATTTCTTTGATTATGTACACAATGTTTACCGCAGGATTGTTCTTATGGGTTATATACGGATTTTATATTCAAGATATAGCCATTCTAGTTGGTAATATAATAACTCTGTTATTTGCTGTTATTATTTTGAGTGTAAAATTAAAGAATGTGAAAACAGAAGGATAA
- the celB gene encoding PTS cellobiose transporter subunit IIC encodes MEEEQNKVFAFLEKYLMGPMGKIATFRVVRAVMAAGMASIPFVIVGSMFLVLNVLPLTFTFLEGFFNNTFFRISDLYMLANKATMGILALYFGLVIGYEYTKIYAEEEDLNLNPLNGALLSMFALFMTIPQLVITDGKISLVEQIDDNGIIVSGWEMVGDGVSRLGAIGIFTAIIMSIVAVQLYRLCVKQNWVIKMPEAVPEGVARSFTALIPAFLVAIVVLIINGILVALGTDIFKMIAIPFGFVVNLTNSWLGLMVIYFLISALWIVGIHGATIIMGFLTPIFLTNMQSNIAGANIPFAGEFSNAFVTMGGSGATLGLCLFIAFLAKSQQLKILGKAALAPGIFNINEPLIFGLPIVYNPFLAIPFFLAPMVSATIGYFAIKLQIVQAVIAHLPWPTPIGAGSFISTGGDYMAIIVAIISAIAAFLIWLPFIKMYDKKLVEQEKGGEALI; translated from the coding sequence ATGGAAGAAGAACAAAACAAAGTATTTGCTTTCTTGGAAAAGTATCTAATGGGTCCTATGGGTAAAATTGCAACCTTCCGTGTTGTACGTGCAGTCATGGCTGCAGGGATGGCTTCTATTCCGTTTGTAATCGTAGGTTCGATGTTCCTAGTGTTAAACGTATTACCACTGACATTTACGTTTTTAGAAGGCTTTTTCAATAATACTTTTTTTAGAATCAGTGATTTGTACATGTTAGCGAACAAAGCAACAATGGGAATATTAGCGTTATATTTTGGACTTGTTATTGGTTATGAGTATACAAAAATATATGCCGAAGAGGAAGACTTAAATCTAAACCCTTTAAATGGTGCTTTACTATCCATGTTTGCTCTCTTTATGACAATTCCACAATTGGTTATTACAGATGGAAAAATATCTTTAGTAGAGCAAATTGACGATAACGGTATAATCGTTAGTGGATGGGAAATGGTCGGAGATGGTGTAAGTCGTTTAGGTGCGATAGGAATATTTACAGCCATCATTATGTCGATTGTAGCTGTGCAATTATATAGACTGTGTGTGAAACAAAATTGGGTAATAAAAATGCCTGAAGCAGTACCGGAGGGTGTAGCAAGATCATTCACAGCATTAATTCCCGCATTCTTAGTCGCTATTGTTGTTTTAATAATTAATGGTATTTTAGTTGCATTAGGTACCGATATATTTAAAATGATAGCAATTCCGTTTGGTTTTGTTGTTAATTTAACAAATAGCTGGTTAGGTCTCATGGTTATTTACTTTTTAATCAGTGCACTTTGGATTGTCGGTATCCACGGAGCAACTATTATTATGGGATTCCTAACACCAATCTTTCTTACAAATATGCAATCCAACATTGCAGGAGCAAATATACCATTTGCGGGTGAATTCTCAAATGCTTTCGTAACTATGGGTGGTTCTGGGGCGACTTTAGGTTTATGTTTATTTATTGCGTTCTTAGCTAAATCACAACAATTAAAAATTTTAGGTAAAGCAGCTCTTGCTCCTGGTATTTTTAATATTAATGAACCATTAATATTTGGTTTGCCAATTGTATATAATCCGTTTTTAGCTATTCCGTTCTTTTTAGCACCAATGGTATCAGCAACAATTGGTTATTTTGCAATTAAACTACAAATTGTTCAAGCTGTTATTGCACATTTACCTTGGCCAACTCCAATAGGTGCAGGTTCTTTCATTAGTACAGGTGGAGACTATATGGCGATAATTGTTGCTATAATTAGTGCTATTGCGGCATTCCTAATTTGGCTTCCATTCATTAAAATGTACGATAAAAAGTTAGTTGAGCAAGAAAAAGGTGGGGAAGCATTAATTTAA
- a CDS encoding PTS cellobiose transporter subunit IIB, whose protein sequence is MKKALIICAGGMSSSLMAKKTMEFLKSKGNDIVVEATSTSEGQKLIGNSDYDLFLVSPQIKMYYKKMKAAGDNAGKPVANIPPQAYVPIPMGIEKLANVILQELPNE, encoded by the coding sequence ATGAAAAAGGCTTTAATTATATGTGCAGGTGGTATGTCATCTTCTTTAATGGCAAAGAAAACAATGGAATTTTTAAAAAGTAAAGGGAACGATATTGTAGTAGAAGCGACTTCTACTAGTGAAGGTCAGAAGCTGATTGGAAATAGTGATTATGATTTGTTTTTGGTAAGTCCGCAAATAAAAATGTATTATAAAAAAATGAAAGCTGCTGGTGATAATGCGGGTAAACCAGTTGCAAACATTCCGCCACAAGCATACGTTCCGATTCCTATGGGTATTGAAAAATTAGCGAACGTCATCTTACAAGAACTTCCGAATGAATGA
- a CDS encoding glycoside hydrolase family 1 protein codes for MLHENLKPFPDDFLWGAASAAYQVEGAWDVDGKGISNWDKYVRIPGKTFKGTNGDVAVDHYHRYKEDIALMAEMGMKTYRFSVAWARIFPNGRGEVNQSGLDFYNRLINELIQYNIEPILTIYHWDLPQALQDEYGGWESRKIVEDFKNYSITLFKAFGDRVKYWVSLNEQNIFTRLGYQTALHPPGVKDDKLYYQVNHHANLANATAIKAFRKYVPDGKIGPSFAYSPAYAATCKPEDILASENAEEFMNHWWMDVYAWGKYPKATWDYLKRKGLTPQVEESDFTLLKEGKPDFMGVNYYQTTTYEKNPLDGVTMDGNFNTTGKKGTMEDTGIPGLFKTVTNENLERTNWDWNIDPQGLRIGLRRITNRYGLPILISENGLGEYDKVEDDGTINDDYRIEYIATHLRAIQEAITDGIDMIGYCVWSFTDLLSWLNGFQKRYGFVYVNQHEEGEHDLRRIKKKSFYWYKEVIESNGETL; via the coding sequence ATGTTACACGAAAATCTGAAACCGTTTCCAGATGATTTCCTATGGGGAGCTGCCTCTGCTGCATATCAAGTAGAGGGTGCATGGGATGTTGATGGAAAAGGGATATCCAATTGGGATAAATATGTACGAATTCCTGGTAAAACGTTTAAGGGGACAAATGGGGATGTAGCTGTTGATCACTATCACCGCTACAAAGAAGATATAGCTTTAATGGCAGAAATGGGTATGAAGACTTATCGATTTTCTGTTGCATGGGCACGTATATTCCCTAATGGTAGAGGTGAAGTGAACCAAAGTGGGTTAGATTTTTATAATAGATTAATTAATGAGTTGATTCAATATAACATTGAGCCAATATTAACAATCTATCATTGGGATCTACCTCAAGCGCTGCAAGATGAATACGGTGGATGGGAATCGAGAAAAATTGTAGAGGACTTTAAAAATTATAGTATTACATTATTCAAAGCGTTTGGAGACCGTGTAAAATATTGGGTTTCTTTAAACGAACAAAATATATTTACAAGACTCGGCTACCAAACAGCATTGCACCCACCTGGAGTAAAAGATGACAAGTTGTATTATCAAGTGAACCATCATGCCAATTTAGCAAATGCTACTGCTATTAAAGCGTTTCGTAAATATGTTCCAGATGGAAAAATTGGTCCAAGCTTTGCTTACTCACCAGCATATGCTGCTACATGTAAACCTGAAGATATTCTTGCATCGGAAAATGCGGAAGAGTTTATGAATCACTGGTGGATGGATGTATATGCATGGGGAAAATATCCTAAAGCAACATGGGATTATTTAAAGCGTAAAGGATTAACACCACAAGTAGAAGAAAGCGACTTCACATTATTAAAAGAAGGAAAACCTGACTTCATGGGTGTAAACTATTATCAAACAACAACCTATGAGAAAAACCCATTAGATGGGGTTACAATGGATGGCAATTTCAACACTACGGGTAAAAAGGGAACAATGGAGGATACTGGCATACCAGGACTCTTTAAAACTGTTACAAATGAAAACCTGGAAAGAACGAATTGGGATTGGAATATTGACCCACAAGGATTACGTATCGGCCTTCGAAGAATAACGAACCGATATGGGTTACCGATTCTAATAAGTGAAAATGGTCTTGGTGAATATGATAAAGTCGAAGATGATGGAACAATTAATGATGACTATCGCATTGAGTATATTGCCACACATTTAAGAGCTATTCAAGAAGCGATTACAGATGGTATCGATATGATTGGTTATTGTGTATGGTCATTTACAGATCTTCTAAGCTGGTTAAACGGATTTCAAAAACGTTATGGTTTTGTATATGTTAACCAGCATGAAGAAGGCGAACATGATCTTAGGCGTATTAAAAAGAAAAGTTTTTATTGGTATAAGGAAGTTATTGAAAGTAATGGAGAAACCCTTTAA
- a CDS encoding 6-phospho-beta-glucosidase — protein sequence MSNHKLKVATIGGGSSYTPELIEGFIKRYDEFPLTELWLVDIEKGKDKLEIVGNLAKRMIENAGLPIDVHLTLDRKAALTDADFVTTQFRVGGLNARAKDERIPIKYGVLGQETNGPGGLFKGLRTIPIILDICKDMEELCPEAWLINFTNPAGMVTEAVIRYSNIDKVIGLCNVPIGMEMGIAKLLDVDHSRIRIDFAGLNHMVYGLDVYLDGVSVKAEVIEKLSDPENSSFVKNIDGMGWEPEFIQSLNALTCPYHMYYYKSKEMVDKAIESAEKEGTRAEVVQKLEEELFELYKDESLNIKPPQLEERGGAYYSDAAVRLITSIYTDKRDIQPVNTINRGAIASIPADSAIEVSSIITKDGPVPLTMGDIPVEARGLVQQIKSFERIAAEAAVTGDYNKAVLALTINPLTPSDTIAKEIVNEMMEAHKEHLPQFFQTEKVN from the coding sequence ATGTCAAATCATAAGTTGAAAGTAGCTACAATTGGTGGGGGGTCAAGTTATACCCCAGAATTAATAGAAGGTTTTATCAAACGGTATGATGAATTTCCATTAACAGAATTATGGTTAGTCGATATCGAAAAGGGGAAAGACAAGCTTGAAATTGTAGGGAATCTTGCCAAAAGAATGATTGAAAATGCTGGTCTGCCAATTGATGTTCATTTAACGCTAGATCGCAAAGCTGCATTAACAGATGCAGACTTTGTCACGACGCAATTCCGTGTCGGTGGTCTAAATGCCCGTGCTAAAGATGAACGTATCCCAATTAAATATGGTGTTCTTGGTCAGGAAACAAACGGACCTGGTGGGTTGTTTAAAGGATTACGTACTATTCCCATCATCTTAGATATTTGTAAAGACATGGAGGAGCTTTGTCCTGAAGCATGGCTAATTAACTTTACAAATCCAGCTGGAATGGTAACAGAGGCTGTCATTCGTTACTCTAACATTGATAAGGTTATCGGTTTATGTAATGTTCCGATTGGTATGGAGATGGGAATTGCTAAATTACTAGATGTTGACCATTCACGTATACGGATTGATTTTGCAGGGTTAAATCATATGGTCTATGGATTAGATGTATATCTAGATGGTGTTAGTGTCAAAGCAGAAGTTATTGAGAAGTTATCCGATCCAGAAAATAGTAGCTTTGTTAAAAATATTGATGGTATGGGCTGGGAGCCTGAGTTCATTCAATCATTAAATGCTCTAACTTGTCCATATCATATGTATTACTATAAATCAAAAGAGATGGTGGATAAAGCAATAGAAAGCGCTGAGAAAGAAGGAACTCGAGCGGAAGTCGTTCAAAAACTGGAAGAAGAGTTATTCGAACTATATAAAGATGAAAGTTTAAATATTAAACCACCACAATTAGAAGAACGCGGGGGAGCATATTATTCAGATGCAGCTGTTCGTTTGATTACTTCCATTTATACAGATAAGCGTGATATTCAGCCGGTTAACACAATCAATCGTGGTGCAATCGCAAGCATTCCAGCAGATTCAGCTATTGAAGTAAGTAGTATTATTACTAAGGACGGTCCAGTTCCTCTAACAATGGGAGATATCCCTGTAGAAGCACGTGGGCTAGTTCAACAAATTAAATCATTTGAACGGATTGCGGCAGAGGCTGCGGTAACGGGAGATTATAATAAGGCAGTCCTTGCTTTAACGATTAATCCACTCACACCGTCTGATACAATTGCAAAAGAAATTGTGAATGAAATGATGGAAGCACACAAAGAACATCTTCCACAGTTTTTTCAAACTGAAAAAGTAAACTGA
- a CDS encoding PTS lactose/cellobiose transporter subunit IIA: MGIEEISFQIILYGGNARALAMEAIQHAKVDEFDLSEQKLQEANEEMSKAHRYQTDLIQGEARGEEIEIRLLLIHAQDHLMNAMTVIDLAEEIIELHKK; the protein is encoded by the coding sequence ATGGGCATAGAGGAAATTAGCTTTCAAATTATTTTATATGGCGGAAATGCTAGAGCACTAGCAATGGAGGCGATTCAACACGCTAAAGTCGATGAATTTGACTTATCTGAACAAAAACTCCAAGAAGCGAATGAAGAAATGAGCAAAGCACACCGATATCAAACAGATCTTATCCAAGGGGAAGCTCGTGGGGAAGAAATAGAAATTCGTTTATTACTCATTCACGCACAAGACCATCTAATGAATGCGATGACAGTAATCGATTTAGCTGAAGAAATAATCGAGCTTCATAAAAAATAA